Proteins encoded within one genomic window of Felis catus isolate Fca126 chromosome C1, F.catus_Fca126_mat1.0, whole genome shotgun sequence:
- the LSM10 gene encoding U7 snRNA-associated Sm-like protein LSm10 isoform X1: MNQNLWGVAAADSPRCGRMAVSHSVKERTISENSLIILLQGLQGQVTTVDLRDESVARGRIDNVDAFMNIRLANVTYTDRWGHQVELDDLFVTGRNVRYVHIPDDVNITATIEQQLQAIHRVRNFGGKGQGRREFPSKKYK; this comes from the coding sequence CCGACAGCCCTCGGTGTGGAAGAATGGCCGTGAGCCACTCGGTGAAGGAGCGGACCATCTCTGAGAACAGCCTGATTATCCTGCTGCAGGGCCTCCAGGGCCAGGTGACCACTGTGGACCTGCGCGACGAGAGCGTGGCCCGTGGACGCATAGACAACGTGGACGCTTTCATGAACATCCGCCTGGCCAATGTCACCTACACGGACCGCTGGGGGCATCAGGTCGAGCTGGACGACCTCTTCGTGACAGGCCGTAACGTCCGTTACGTCCACATCCCGGATGATGTGAACATCACGGCGACCATTGAGCAACAGTTGCAGGCCATCCACCGGGTGCGCAACTTTGGCGGCAAGGGCCAAGGCCGGCGGGAATTTCCCTCCAAAAAGTATAAATGA
- the LSM10 gene encoding U7 snRNA-associated Sm-like protein LSm10 isoform X2, with product MAVSHSVKERTISENSLIILLQGLQGQVTTVDLRDESVARGRIDNVDAFMNIRLANVTYTDRWGHQVELDDLFVTGRNVRYVHIPDDVNITATIEQQLQAIHRVRNFGGKGQGRREFPSKKYK from the coding sequence ATGGCCGTGAGCCACTCGGTGAAGGAGCGGACCATCTCTGAGAACAGCCTGATTATCCTGCTGCAGGGCCTCCAGGGCCAGGTGACCACTGTGGACCTGCGCGACGAGAGCGTGGCCCGTGGACGCATAGACAACGTGGACGCTTTCATGAACATCCGCCTGGCCAATGTCACCTACACGGACCGCTGGGGGCATCAGGTCGAGCTGGACGACCTCTTCGTGACAGGCCGTAACGTCCGTTACGTCCACATCCCGGATGATGTGAACATCACGGCGACCATTGAGCAACAGTTGCAGGCCATCCACCGGGTGCGCAACTTTGGCGGCAAGGGCCAAGGCCGGCGGGAATTTCCCTCCAAAAAGTATAAATGA